Proteins from one Ranitomeya variabilis isolate aRanVar5 chromosome 1, aRanVar5.hap1, whole genome shotgun sequence genomic window:
- the LOC143807393 gene encoding uncharacterized protein LOC143807393, with product MSLVHERVALWDTRDPLHANNVTIRRLWNEVAAALWDGWANAPARVRSAFVSKVKTRWRSMKDRFNKDLRQESQLPSGSAARIRKYKYHRILAFLRPVLARRTTWSSTVGPGSGAVLHQSATDPSQPSSSAAASGPATQPGDQEAGPSGVPLPQSSASSQFFRGSSRQRQRAADRSLMPEFLHLSSVFHEGLKAMGDRLDTAISHMSTRIQEVTTALAQVKADLQRPAHHFFNQTS from the exons atgtccctggttcacgagcgagtcgcattgtgggacacccgggatccactgcacgccaacaatgtgacgatccggaggctttggaatgaggtggccgcagcgttgtgggatggctgggccaatgccccggctcgggtccgttctgcatttg tgtcaaaagtgaaaacacgttggagatcgatgaaggaccgcttcaacaaggacctgcgccaagagagccagcttccaagtggttctgcagcaaggatacgcaaatacaagtaccaccgcatccttgcgtttttgagaccggtccttgcacgaagaac cacttggagctcaactgttggcccaggttctggagcggtccttcatcagtcagccacggacccgtcccagccatcctccagcgctgcagcaagtgggcctgccacacaacctggagaccaggaagctggtccatcaggtgttccccttccccagtcctctgcctctagccaattttttaggggctcctcccggcagcggcagagggccgcggacaggtcactcatgcccgagtttttacacttgagctcggtcttccatgagggactcaaggcgatgggtgaccgactggatactgccattagtcatatgagcacacgtatccaggaggttaccacagcccttgcccaagtgaaagccgacctccagaggccagcacatcatttttttaatcag ACATCATAA